A window of Ranitomeya variabilis isolate aRanVar5 chromosome 2, aRanVar5.hap1, whole genome shotgun sequence contains these coding sequences:
- the KCNE4 gene encoding potassium voltage-gated channel subfamily E member 4 → MLRMEEMVNGTVTGKDMSLYQEPPSQVSSGKDNNEYLYVLIVMSFYGIFLMGIMFVYMRSKKEKESKLLLLYQDEEKLWTETRKSTSSLSSSKPPQPSTVFTVLQESFVPSRFCTDYNVVDSSLSSESSSSEVHLTIQEEAPEVLQEKADEEQSEDTTQIS, encoded by the coding sequence ATGTTGAGGATGGAAGAAATGGTTAATGGGACCGTAACAGGCAAAGACATGAGCTTGTATCAGGAACCGCCAAGCCAAGTAAGCAGTGGGAAGGATAACAATGAGTATCTCTACGTTCTGATTGTCATGTCCTTCTACGGAATATTTCTGATGGGCATCATGTTTGTCTACATGCGATCAAAAAAGGAGAAAGAATCCAAACTTTTACTACTTTATCAGGATGAGGAGAAGCTTTGGACAGAGACCAGGAAGAGTACTTCTTCTCTTTCTTCATCCAAGCCACCCCAGCCGAGCACTGTGTTCACCGTCCTTCAGGAGAGTTTTGTGCCCAGCCGATTCTGCACAGACTATAATGTAGTAGACAGTAGCCTGAGCTCTGAATCATCCTCATCTGAAGTTCACTTAACCATCCAGGAAGAGGCTCCAGAGGTTCTTCAAGAAAAAGCAGATGAAGAACAATCTGAGGACACAACACAGATTTCCTAG